The genomic DNA AACGTGTctcaatgattacattttcacaCTCTAATTCTGGAAAAACTGAGGTATGCATGCCTTTTGTAGCTGATCCAGAGTCAGATCATCTAGTCTTACCTGTTGTTTCTGATATGCAGTATTCGGGCTTATCTTCGACTCCAAAAGTAGAGATCCTAAAACACAAAGACTTCGTAAACTTCCCTTTTCCGAACTAGTGCGATTGATCACAACAAAAGGTCGCCACATGATAATATAACCCATTCTTGGAGGTTAAGGTCAATAAATATGCCTGGCATATAGCATTTAATGCTAAGTAGACAATGTGAAACAATGTTGCAAAAATACAAAGTTACAACTAACATCAGAACAGCTTGTTAGCCTAAtccaatgttatttattttacggGGTGAACTGTGCCTGGACTCATAATGGTTTACTATCATGAGCAATAACAAGTTTGTACATTTAAGACTAGCTAGACTTTGAaggcccccccaccccccatgcTACTCGCCTGCTGCTATTTAATACATTATTGCCTTTTATCTGGGGGTAACATTAGTGTACTGGTTGTTCCAAAAGTTTAAAACAATTGACTCAGCAGCAAATTCAAAGAAGTAATTCCAATAAGTTACCCAAGTATACACAGTGGCCAATTGAAGCATTAGCTATGTCCGAAGAACTAGAAGTTAGCgtgctagcgttagccaacGTAACATCAATGCGGCTATGCTAACTGGGAACTTACCGTCTGATTCGGCCCGAACTAATAATGATATTCCCTTCAGTCGTTCAACAAACGTAGACGAAACGTGTCCGGTACCCCGATCGTCCCACTGCCGGTCTTCATTTAGCGTATATACTTTCACTCGCCGCCGAGTGTCCGACATGGTTAACCGAGTCAGAGCTAGCAGGCTGCTAACAAGCTACCACCTCGCTCCGTCTGGTGTTTTCCTACCCTCGACCTGTTAACTTTGTTTCCACCCGCATGTTATAAAACATGCACGTCTAAGTAACGTCCAAAATAGCAGTACAATTTATTAGTAGTTATTTCATAAACATATTACGTTTACGGTGTGAAACAAGTCAACAGGAGGCCTATTATCAAACAGTAAAATTTACAGAGAACACAACAACTCTAACGGCCTTCTTGCTAACGTCCACAGACCGCCATCTTGTAATCCGATctattctttttcttcttcgaCGTCAATCAAGCGCTAACTGCCGCGGGGTCTCCTCCTCCGAGCGAAATTGTCCAATGGCAAAACCGCAGCGCCAGAAGTTAACGCGCCACCATGTGGCAAGAACAGTAATAGCAGCAAGTACTTTCAGATTATGAAGCCTACAGAGAAGAATCAGGTTTACATCTCAACACCTGGGTCCAGTTGTTCATAAATCATCTGAGCGGATTTCGGCTTTCGGATTGGATCAAATCTGTCAAATGAGTCGTTTCGGATTAGATAACGTAGTCCAATCTTGGTCCTGATATAAATCAATGTGTTGTTCAAAACATTTCAGTAGGATAGGGATACCTTTGATCCATGAAACCTGGATCATCTTGATCCCAGCAGAAGGGTGGATTCAGGGTGGATCTCAGGAACAAAATGTAGGCCTATTAAACATTTATAAGACAACATTCATATCATGTAGTAGCTTACAGTATAGGCCTACGTATTAATATTTTGCACCTGATTTGATTGATGATAAAGTAGATAAAGTAGACACTAAGCCTTTCAGAACtgttaagtaaaataaatgtatgagTTTGTCCTATAAAACAATCCCCCAAACAGTTGtcaatatcaaacaaaaataatatatttattctAACTGTCACTGTCATTAATCATCACTGTATattaattatcaacaatgacatAACCATCATAGATGAACCAGTCAAAAGTAGTTTCTAACAATCGCATCCCGTGGGCTATTGCACATGCAGTCAGTCCCTCATTCTGAGAGAACGCCGGGGGTTGGTTTGTGTCTTCAACAGGTTCAGGTGCATCATAAACATCATCACAGAGAGGGACATTGCACCTGGTAGCGATGTTGTGCAGGACAATACAGGCCGGTATTATGTGGTGGTGACCCCATGCTGGCTATTCTACCTGTTGTTCTTTACACAGCTGATAGCTTACATTGTGATGTGTACATGTGACACATGGATTGCCTGATCCTGGATAGCAAAACGTGGGATTTCCAGATCTGGATCATTCTGATCCAGATTAAACTTTCTGAACAACTGGGCCCTGTTTACATACAGATATAGCCTATGTATTACTTCGCATTACGCAAACATTAGCCTACATTACAGTTTATGGCCCGAGGCACCGACACCGTCAGTCGGTGAAGTCCCTACTTAAATCGATATTGAAATTGATAGGATTATTATTAGGGCCGAGCACCGACAACATCGGGGGCGAATTCGCTAATCCCCTggcattttctgtttttgtttgtttaccatgtTATGTCaataattgaataaataaaaattgaatCTAGGCctattgaaatcacacagagaacaaTAACAAGACTTTTGGCTTTTAAAAGCTCTTGGTAGCCTAATCAggggaaacaaaaataaaactgtaaCTAGCCTTTcacaaataaaaactaattagATTTTTGCTAGTCTAGatgctagtctcgctttgccagaccatccacacgctgcggagcaaaggagggtctggctagtccacacagcattccgggatgggagaaaaacatgctctggttcattggcatttctttaaaccaatcacaatcgtcatgggcggcgcaaAACTCCGCATGGAGCCCCTGTAAAATAGTTGTGcaaagaaaactcagattggacagatagtctagctagcagtctcaatctaccatgcagagatctgaggagcagttaaccatagtcctcataaatccaccggagtttagaatttcaacacaaagaaagcggaaagaaAACGGACATACatacatccggcggaatttcctgcggcatcagagcaatcccggaagtggaacgtcaagatTATAGACTATTGCAGTATTGAAGGAAATACAGTTCATACATGTCTCCACCAGGGTCAGCTGTGGCCCTGCATACACCTATGGCTGGGATTCCTAACAACCAATGGATTTTAAAtggttaaaatacaaaaataagttCTTCACATTATGTTTTAATGAATTTATTAAGTTCTAAACATCTAGGACCAGAGAGTTTGACATTCATCTTTGTTCCCCGCACTTGCCATCGGACCAGCAagccaaacaaacacacaaatgataTACATACCACCTCAGATTATTAGTACAGATATTGAGCATGGAAGAAATGGAGGAGCATATGCATTTACGTTTAATTAATTGTATTAAAATTGTCTCAATTGTCACCCTATGGAGATTCAATATTAATTTGGTGCATATTTCTGCCACAAGATTAGGGTTGAGAATTATAAATATAACTACAAACTCTGCCAGAGGCCAAATAATTACGTTCTTATTTAAGTAAACAATTCTAAAGTCTATCACATAAATAGCCAATGGGGCACCAGATCCAGGCAGAGTGGGACACAGCAGCTCCTGACATGGGTATTTCCCAAATTTCCTGAGTCTCACGGCTGCACATCTCATGGATGTCGGAAACTCTTCACCATCAGATTGTTTAGACCATTGGCTGATCCCTGCACACATCAAGTAATCTTCACGTGACGTAAAATTGGTGATGAGGTCCTTGTATATGTCTTTGTTGCGCCACCGAGACCGGAATTACAGCATCTATGTATAAAGTCAGCCATTTTACTTATGATTACAGCGGTGAAACAACTAGGCATGCTACAGGGTGGGTGGATGATGCCTTCAAACTTAAAATAGTGTGGGCCATTGCCTGGAACCAAAATTGGGTAACATTTATAGTTTATTTTCTTCATCCTATCTTGTTACCTGTGTTAAACCTGGTTTAATACTGATTTGATTGGTTATATTTACCTTTTTCCCCTACGAGAACAATTTGTGGCACTTAAGTGTATTTCTTTGTTAGCATCTGAATGTTGGGCTACATTAAAGTCTGGTTTCTTATGTGTGCAGGGTATTTTTACACTACAAAGCAACCagtcattgttttatttatacatGACTTAAATATCCTGTAAATGCACCCTAACATAcaaggaatatatatatatatatatatatataaaaaaaaaaaaactgtacactTCTCACTCTCACTTTGCATTCTTTGTCCATATCTTGATCCTGGCTGCTTAGAGGACACAGTGCCATAGTGGATACCAATAATGGAAGCCTTTGCATATCCACTGAAGCACGATGATGGCAGGATTTGATGAGCTGCAGTGTAGTGCAGTTTAATAACTTCCATACCCACAGCAGCAGGGTAAACCTCTGGGTTCAGTTTGTGACCAGATCTGATGCTCTTGTTTCTCAACAGAACCATTGTGTAGCAAAATCTACTCAATTTAAATCCACCTTGGCAGCAAATCCAGAAGGTAGCCTGCTGTGTTGGTGTGTCACAAATCGGTGCTGGTGGTGTCGCTTGAACCCATGGAGATGCTCTGTTTCTCACTTAGTGTCTTGACGACAGTTGCAGCAGGAGACTGGAGCACCTTCCTTGAAAGTCTCATTCTGCCGTCTGTTGGGTCCCGTCCAAAGTACTTGACCTGTTAGCATAAATCCAGTCAGAGACAATAAGCCCAGTATGTAAACACAGGAGGCTACTTTTGGACAGCAAAGTCGTTATTGACACCTACCTGTATCTGCTGTCCCACCTCTAAACCCAAAGCACTTGGATGTTTGATCTTAAAGAGGAAAATACAAAAGAAATTACCTTTAGCAGTGATTTCATTCTCAAACACTCACAGAAACAtggacacacatgcaaacagtaTGCAGAGGCAAATTCACTGACCCGTTTGTGGTCAAGTTGTGAGTTGTGCAGCAGGACAGCACTCATGTTGGGATACAGCTTCACCATCACACCAATGTCCCTGAAGCAGAGCAGCAAAAGGCTTCAGAAGCAGTTTGAATGCTAAAAAGTTTGATTTAACCATAGTTTGATTTCTattgaaatataaatacatgtcTCTAGATAACATGTTCAAACCGTGTGCTAATGCCTGGCATCAAATACCGTTTAACAGTAAACATCCCAATGTTTTGGTTTACCTTATCTCAGTGATAGTGGCGGTGTAGATAGCACCAAACTCTAGCTGTTGTTCTTGCTGCAACACAAAACAGAAATACACGTGTATgttcatacacatacagtatagtacatacacatgtacgaacatacacacacaaacccttATGTTCAAAGTCAGACTTTTTTTCAGCAAGGTGATATTTTTTATAAAGTACttatcagtacttttatcatggGTTTAACATGTGTTTTTCTAAATATACAGTGTTTAATAGGCCCCTTCAAGTGGTGGAGACTCACATCATCTTTGCAGATGTCACTGATGAAGTCTTGGGCTTCATTCATGGCTCCTGGTGTTGGAGCGAACACAGAGAAAGTCTCCTCGTCCACCTGACTTATTGTCACACCtcaagaagaaaaaactatttatagtttcaacattttgttatgAAGGAGTCTGTATTGAGTCATGTTCCTGGTTGGTTTTCtgattaaatatgaacattagATTACTTGTTACCTGTTTGAGCTTGTAGCCTGCGAAGATTATAGCCCCCTGGACCAACAAAGCGTGCTCGTCTGGAAACAGGCACCCGGACATTTTCTGAAGAAAGATTAAAACTCACACACATCAGTTCCCTATACTAAACCCGGCCTTCTAGCTACATTGCATCTGCTTAGGTTAAACTGCCGTGGCTTGTCCCTCTGGCTTGATGGGCAGTATCATCGTAATGTCATGGCCCACACAGTAGTCCAGCCATCATCTCTACTTATCCAACTCAACTAGTCTTACACGTAGTTACTAGTTATATCAGAGCACTTCTCACACCATTCTCTGACCTAGTCCAAGTGTGTACCTCtttctttaaaatgtacatACACAAATTAATGTTCAAACACAAAACTTACCAACAACAGGTCCATTTTCTTTCCTTGTCTCTCTTGGTTTTGCTGTACATTTGTTCATGATGCTCAAGATTTCCCTCTTTGCCACTGGAACATTATATTGGAACAAAGGCCATCAAGTTACCAAAAATGTCTACACACGTCATTCTTAAGTGTAAAAAATGTTCAGTTTCACTGCCATCTGAGCTTACCTGTGGCCTGTTGGATAGCCTCCATGACCACCTTCAGAGGCAAACCTGGGATCTTCACATCAGCCTGGAGGTTAAATAAAGGAGTGtaaaagaatataaaatatGGATCTAAGGATAAAACCTAAAGTAGCATTAAAAGCTCAAGTCAGCAAGACAACATTTTCCTCAAGGGACTtcacaatctgtacagcattcGACACTCTCTATCCCTCGAGTCAGAGAAGTGGCAGTATCTTataataaatattacatttttttaaagccttTTAGTTAATGTTTCACACAGCACCAAATTATACTTACACAGCACTGAAAATGGGCCGGGTGAAATATTTCTATGAAAAACCGTTATCATTTCAGGTACATTTTACTTTtcctgctgtttttattttattttagagacTTGCTATGAGTTATCATACCTGTAAAGCAGTGATGCCCTTGTTTGTTCCTGCCAATTTGAAGTCCATGTCTCCAAGGTAATCCTCTATTCCCTGTTAAGAAAACAAGTTAGCTGGGGCGACGTCTCCTTGACAGCGGCCCgtgttcgaatccgacctgcagccctttgctgcgtgtcatcccctttCTCCCCCCTTTTCAATCTATCAACACtatctaatctaaaaaaaaaggcacCTTTCATATTCAACATGATGATAACtacactctttttttctgcctgGCAGTTATAAATGGTTGGTCACACACTGTACGTACCAGGATATCAGTTAGTAATCTGTAGTCTTGGATCTCAGTAGGTTTCTCTGGGTTGGCCTTGGAGATGAGGCCAACTGCTACACCTGCCACAGCAGAGGAGATGGGCACACCTGGGAGACACAGATTTGGACATTAGCAACATATTATCACACAATTGCACtttattaaatgtgaataaaaacGAAACCTAGCGATCCTATCTACCCATCTTTAATTTGCTTGGAGTAGCATAATAAGAATAGAGTCAGAGaagaaagtcagaaaaaaacctaaatactTATGGTAAAACATGAATCTGTTttgcaaaataataaatataaataatgttactACACACAGAGATTATAAATTGTAAAGAAGCTATTTCATGCAGTCCCACCCCAGTACCTGCATCCATTAGAGCAAGGCTGCCTCCACATGCTGAAGCCATTGAGGAGGATCCTGAGAGGAGATAAAGAGGTGGAAAtaggaagaggaaggggaaaATGAGGCAATCAGACAATGTAACCCCATGTTCCTCCCTGAGACATCCTGCCAGACAATGAGCACATTTCCTGTTGTGTTTATACGCTTCAAAAACTGTGTCACCACGCTCACCGTTTGACTCCAGCACCTCAGCAGTGACCCGGATAGTGAAAGGGAAGTCTTTAGGAATAATTGGTCTCAGAGCTTTCTCCGCTAGGGCCCCTGggaatacacaaacatgaacaaatacacacacaaacacacacagtctttgTCCAGAAGATTCTTAAAGGGAATGAGTGCTTAGCAGACACTGACTAAAAGTAGAAGATGTAAATTTGAACACAAACCATGTCCAAGCTCTCTTCTGTTGATGCCTCCCATCTTTCCAATCTCATTGGTTGCATATGGAGGAAACTGAAATTAAAGGCAATGCTGAGTTTAAGTTCACCTTGAAAACAAAAGTATACACAACCATGCAAACAATGtgactttttaaagaaaaacaggatTTTACTCACCTCATAATGAAGCATGAAATTTTTGGATTTGATGCCACTGTAGAAAGGAAATGAAGGAAAGACCTGGGTTAAATAGTCTTTtcaaatacttttattttagtCTGTGCGGGTAACTTAGGCTGCCATATAGGACCGAACTAGTGCCATGACATTTAGATATAGACAGATATTAAATATTCTGGAAGGGCCAACTCTGAACTGTAAACAGTATGAATGTGTCgtttcatgtgtgaaaataaGTGATGACTTTACCTCAAAGCTGTGGTGATAATATCTGCTTTGATACTAGATTCCAGGGAATCGAATGTAACACTGCACAGCACCTATATAAaaaggaagaggacgaggactGAGCtctctttgtttaaaaaaattgagcgctgtttcacagtaaaaaaaaaaaataataatctcagAACAAAGAGCCTCACTGGTTCCCCTCCTACTACTGCATTCATTATCAAAcctagtattattattattatctttcaGTTGCAGAAAATACCAACACCAGTCTTATACCTCCATCAAAGTTGGGCATAATAGTGTTCTTCTTTCGACAAAACATATCTTTCAAATTAAGCTTCTGTGGCCTTCCTGCTCTGTACCTACCTGTGTTTGTCCTCTCTGGAAAAGAGCTGAGCCATGCAGCGGCTTGAAGAGGTCGACATCGCAAGAAATGTTTCTTAAAGCGGTCAACTCCCTCCCATCACATCTATTAAAACAATCCAGTTACAAAGGCACACCATGTGTCTTGAGAATACACATTCATTTTACCATAGGCAGTGCTTACCTCTTGTACTCATTAAGCACTAAATTGCGGAAGATTTCTTTGCTCACAGCGTTAAAAGACTCAATGACTTCAAAGGGCTCAGCCTGAGGGAATCTTTCTACACACGGGAAACATCAATTGACACTGTTCAGCTGACAGATAGGAACACAAATTAAGTACACAGACCCATCTGAATTTAACTGTAATAAATATATGATTGTGTGAAGGGGGTTGCAACAATATTCAAATCAGCTAACTTGAAATGATTTATATGCAACACAAATACTGAAGATGATCTACCTTTTAGGTCCTCTTCAGTTTCTAGTCGAACTTTGTTGATAGCTTCATCTCTTGAAATCTAAGACAACATGATAAGTATATTACTGATACTGTTCAAGAGATAAGGTACATCAACATTGTCACATCACAGAAAAGAGAAACATCAGTGATTTTAGCTGCTTTAAATTACTTAAAggaaacaaaaaatgaatactTATTAAGATGGGTTCAAAATGTCCACATGAGGTGGTGCAGTAAGAGATGGTTAACAGAGATAACTTTGAGTCAACACCTGGGGAACAGACGTCAGACTTTACCTTATCGTGAGTGTAATCAGTGAAAACAGCATAGATCTTCTTGGAAGCTAATCTgcagggaagaaaaaaacaaaaaaagtcattactAACATCTAAAACACACGAGTCCTATTTTTGTCACTCATTTTTGAGAAATAAAGCTCAGATACTGCTTAAGGTCCCCAGTACTACAGGTAAAGCCATTACTGAATAGTGCCAGCTCTTTTCTAATTTACAGACAATTTTATATAGAatgcattttgggaaattatttttgatcatgcacatgTAATGTTAACTAATGTCATGTTAACTTCCCTTTCTGAATTCTGTACAATGTAACCTTCGACTGAATGAATATTGGCCTGATTGCCTAAACTAAGGCATTTTGTCTTGAGAACAAAGACATGCAAGGTACTAACTAAAAAAGCAACCTCGACCAGAGGGGGAGGACTGAGCCGAGGTATAAGGAGAGAAAACTGCTTCCCATTGATGTGCATAACTGTACAAACTAATCTTTGTTTTGGGTACCATGCACGGAGTGTTTAAAAGTGTGATGATACTGTAAAAGATATTTGTCTCTTTATGACTCTGAAAGAATACAAAACAGTTCACTGGTCTTACTGCCGAACATGCTCCACCATGTCAGTCGGGACTGAGAAGACCCTGATGGGGGTGCGCTTGGTGACCTTCTGTTCTCGCGCCAGCTGCTGGATGGCCTGTATGATCTGCTGGGTGTGTTTGACTCCCACCTTCACTGCATGGCAAAAGTCCTGCTGCAGCACGTTCTCAGCTGACGCCTCAATCATCACTGGCAGACAGAGtcacattaaaggtcccatgacatggtgctctttggatgcttttggagaccttagtggtcccctaatactgtatctgaagtctctttcctgaaattcagcctcagtgcagaattacagccactagagccagtcccacaatgagctttccttagtatgtgccatttctgtgtctgtagctattgaggaggagaggggcaaggtggagggggggggagggggtgtggccttgaccaactgccactttgctcatttgaaagccatgatgtctctctctcatgggtgggctaaattctctgggcgggcaaagcagagaaaggggaggtaaccttgctccttatgagctcatgaggagcaagattccagattggcccatctgagctttcattttctcaaaggcagagcaggatacccagggctcggtttacacctatcgccatttcaagccactgggggaccataggcaggctgggggaacgcatattattgttaaaaaacctcagaaagtgaaattttcatgccatgggacctttaaagaagtGTTTTATGATGCTACCATCAAATagacagaaaattaattaatAACATGCAACACTGAGCTGACAATTGCAGATGCTGTTCATAGTTGTGGTGTTGACATCTACGCCTAAGAAAAACTATGTATGAGGATGATAGCTCTCTGCTTCCTAGCAGATCATGAAGCAAACTAGTAAGTAATAACTAAGTAATAACTTGTCAAACACAACAAGGTGTAAAACATTGTCATTTGATGGTGTAGCAATAATATGACTTATATTGTTTGATggtgttattacattttaaggTAGCATTCTTCCTATTCTTAAGGAGTTATTCCAACatatgacatcacatttattttgCCTACTTCTTTAATAATTTGCACAATGTTTACTTATACTTTTACTGTGAACATTTACATCCCCTGGACAATAATTTGCATATTCCTGCACAACTGTACACATTAAAAATAGACACTTtaataacagattttttttcttcatattatATTGTAacttttcttattttataaGCAGCTGTTAGTTAATGGCATTATGATGTGTTTGCTCAAAAGTACGAATACTAAGTGAACTACTCGTATCGTGTTATcacaagtttttaaaaaaacatttcagtaaaTAAACACGTCAGCTTCTGCTGCGAGTGTTATAGTGTTTGCCAACTTACCCACTTGACTGCAGGGGGCTCCAGCCACAATCAGATTAAGACTGCTGGAAGTCATCTCTGCCCTAGTGGGGTTGATCAACATCTCTCCATCTACCATGCCCACACGCACAGCACctgaaaaaacacagacacaagtaGTCCCGAGCTAGGTTTAAGTGTACAACAATAATATCACAGGAATAGAAACTAAACAGACAACTGAAAACTAGGATTTAaagtcaataaatcaaaatgtgtaaaaaaggcCTAAATCTGTTGTGTGTTCCTCACCTATGGGTCCATGCCAGGGGATGTCAGACAGGGCCAGAGCCGCAGAAGCTATAACgaaagaaaaacattgttttagctaaGGATCTAAAAATATCTATGCTCTGTGGAAAACATGGATGGCTGAGATTTATCTCACCTGCATTAATAGCCAGCACATCTGGATCATTGACACCATCTACTGCCAGCAGGTTACAAAGGACCTACAGGAGACATGAACATACCGATACACAAAAAGTTGGAAGACAAAGATGCACATTGTTATCATCTTTGTTCAAAAAGCAAAAGAGTACAAAACTATTACCACATAATGATGAAAACAATTTCAAACTGAACTGACCTGAGTATCATAAAAGTAACCAGGAGGGAACAGTGGTCTGATCGATCTGTCTGAGCAACAGAAACACGAGGAACTGTTAGTGAAAGCACTCAAGTCATAGTACAATATCAGCACACAGACCTGCTACATTAAGGGTATGCATATAACCAGACACATTTTTATCAACTCACCTATGAGTCTGCTGGTGAGGATCTCATTATCAGTGGTGCCCAGCTCTCGCCTCAAATGGTTAGTGGGGATTCGACCTGCAGCAGCTGCCTTCTGTCTGTAGTCCACCTGTTAATCAAAGAGGACATTCATTCAGAAATATTTGCCCTAATCATATACTGAGGTCTCATAAGGTATTCTTTCTAGTTTCCAGTTCTGGTGCACACAACGACTGACGGTGACAGGCTGGATTACACTTTCTGTATACTTAACGATTCTTCTACCAAATCcatttatattacatataacatatatatataataatataaatataaaaaatgttacTGTAATGTTCGAGAACATACCACAAGAGGCATGAACTGAGATGGAGAAGGCTTGGCTCTGCTCACAGCAGTCACCATCACAGAGGTATCTCCCAACTTCAAAGAGAAAGAGGTTACcacaaaatacatgaaaaattCACAAATAGCATCAAACATCTGGGACTGCCCAGTTCAGCCCTACAGCACACTTTATTTCTATTCATGAAGAAGTCATGAAAGAATGAATTTGGACATTTTAAGCAGTAAAGAGACACACTGATTTACACAAGCTCTACTTTTACTAGTATAGTACTGCATTATATCATATAacaagtcaaataaatgtagtggagtaaaaagtacaatacttccctctaaaatgtagtggagtagaagtaaaaagtagcaTACAATGGACATACTCAAGttaaagtacaagtatgtcAAAATTGTAATTAAGTACAGTACTAGAGTAAATGTAgcttacttagttacattccatcacTGCTGCCATGCACCTGTTTGGTGTAACCAATTATTTTCTATTGGTgtaacttttgacatttttcttctGTACCTTTACTACAGCAGATCCATCAGCAAATCTAGCAAACCTCCCTGAAGAGATCTCAAGTTTcctacaaaaacaacaacaccacatcacatcacatcaaaATGTCTCCGATACTAAAACCACTGTTATATTTGCATGCAGTAAGGTGACATATGTAACGGTGTGTTCTGGATACCAACACATCCCAGTTGTCTGTTCTGGCACTGGCTAAGAGCTACACGAGTAAAAGCGAGGATACCAAAGCAACGGATACACTTTGACAGCAGGTACAGAAACAATTAGCTAGAAGTAAAAACCATGTCTCGCGTGTTAACAGTTATTGGAAGAGAAAGGAAACAGGGAAAGTCAACTCACTTCTCGCCAAGGTCCACTACCAGTCTTCGTGGATTTGTATGGCTACTGTAAACACTTTGGTGACATAAACGGACATGAAGGCGGGCAAACGAGTGCCCCAGTCGAAGCAAATACCTCATATCTAAAGAAACacgaaaacaaaacaaagaaaacgaTCCGGTTAGCAGTCAGTGCCTTTACAGTTCAGATGTGCGCATGGGGGCTTCCATGTCAGTTTTGGTCACATGTACGGAATGACGTTGTAGAGACGCGTCTCCTGATTCGACAGGCCGAGGTGAGTGTGTAACATCAAAAGTTTCCGTAGCTACCGTATTTCTCAAATATGCCTGCAAGAGTTATCTGAGTGATTTAAATCCAATCTGACCTCAAATTAGcagtgttaaattattgtagcaGTAGGGGAAGTTTGTAACGCTACCGCTAATGAATTTAAATAACGTATGAATATGGTTAATTTAAGCTCAAAAGAGTGCCCCAAAATATTAGAATAATTCCCTTAAATTAGCAT from Sander lucioperca isolate FBNREF2018 chromosome 15, SLUC_FBN_1.2, whole genome shotgun sequence includes the following:
- the LOC116061748 gene encoding polyribonucleotide nucleotidyltransferase 1, mitochondrial, with amino-acid sequence MRYLLRLGHSFARLHVRLCHQSVYSSHTNPRRLVVDLGEKKLEISSGRFARFADGSAVVKLGDTSVMVTAVSRAKPSPSQFMPLVVDYRQKAAAAGRIPTNHLRRELGTTDNEILTSRLIDRSIRPLFPPGYFYDTQVLCNLLAVDGVNDPDVLAINAASAALALSDIPWHGPIGAVRVGMVDGEMLINPTRAEMTSSSLNLIVAGAPCSQVVMIEASAENVLQQDFCHAVKVGVKHTQQIIQAIQQLAREQKVTKRTPIRVFSVPTDMVEHVRQLASKKIYAVFTDYTHDKISRDEAINKVRLETEEDLKERFPQAEPFEVIESFNAVSKEIFRNLVLNEYKRCDGRELTALRNISCDVDLFKPLHGSALFQRGQTQVLCSVTFDSLESSIKADIITTALSGIKSKNFMLHYEFPPYATNEIGKMGGINRRELGHGALAEKALRPIIPKDFPFTIRVTAEVLESNGSSSMASACGGSLALMDAGVPISSAVAGVAVGLISKANPEKPTEIQDYRLLTDILGIEDYLGDMDFKLAGTNKGITALQADVKIPGLPLKVVMEAIQQATVAKREILSIMNKCTAKPRETRKENGPVVENVRVPVSRRARFVGPGGYNLRRLQAQTGVTISQVDEETFSVFAPTPGAMNEAQDFISDICKDDQEQQLEFGAIYTATITEIRDIGVMVKLYPNMSAVLLHNSQLDHKRIKHPSALGLEVGQQIQVKYFGRDPTDGRMRLSRKVLQSPAATVVKTLSEKQSISMGSSDTTSTDL